The Terriglobia bacterium genome includes a region encoding these proteins:
- a CDS encoding CCA tRNA nucleotidyltransferase produces the protein MADYIYTMETRLTPEQQRAVSLVQDVARAQEMNLYLTGGTIRDIISGFSIRDLDMTVQGNALRLQKDLEKAGATIEGVDDDTKTLYLLFSGNVRAELGMAYSAAYEKPGKPPRIAPATITEDLRRRDFTVNAMALSLNPGSRGLLLDPFNGVADIETKVIRVLHNYAFLEEPSRLIRATRFAHRFHWPLEERTQARFDAAKENKYIEYMTDRAIGQEIEALAYEEDPLHIMRALEKEEWLKLLHPRWSVAKVDTAGLSQLLKTRQQMMQFGYNVDMAPAVMYFLTRRLPDSDVRDMQKLIPRRQFVESWRNLEEDAAKLAKRLSGKEAATPSRTWLLLSEAKPETILFLDATARQQAVAQKLKNFFGKWRQVRQKLPLPEMTELHITPQLPDYPKIEQEAFLLMLDGKLHSRTETLKFLKPYAPPPPPPPPPPRKGKGAKAEAAAPAAAPAAAAKKGKGKPAAVVAPVVAPKVEKPLEKPPAKAAKPSAPPKPQAKPAKAKSAPAKAKKGKNKKKKKKK, from the coding sequence ATGGCCGATTACATCTACACCATGGAGACCCGGCTCACGCCGGAGCAACAACGAGCCGTGAGCCTGGTTCAGGATGTTGCTCGCGCTCAGGAAATGAACCTTTACCTGACCGGCGGGACCATTCGCGACATCATCTCCGGGTTTTCCATCCGCGACCTCGACATGACGGTCCAGGGCAACGCCCTCCGGTTGCAGAAGGACCTGGAGAAGGCCGGCGCCACCATTGAGGGCGTGGACGACGACACGAAGACGCTGTACCTGCTGTTTTCCGGGAACGTGCGCGCCGAACTTGGCATGGCGTATTCGGCGGCCTACGAAAAACCGGGCAAGCCACCGCGCATTGCGCCCGCCACCATCACCGAAGACTTGCGGCGCCGCGATTTCACGGTGAACGCCATGGCGCTGTCGCTGAACCCCGGTTCGCGCGGGCTGCTGCTCGACCCGTTCAATGGCGTCGCCGACATCGAGACCAAGGTCATCCGCGTTCTGCACAACTATGCTTTTCTGGAAGAGCCCTCGCGGCTGATTCGCGCCACCCGCTTTGCCCACCGCTTCCATTGGCCTCTGGAAGAACGTACCCAGGCGCGGTTCGACGCCGCCAAGGAAAACAAATACATCGAGTACATGACCGACCGGGCGATCGGGCAAGAGATCGAAGCCCTTGCCTACGAAGAAGACCCGCTGCACATCATGCGCGCGCTGGAAAAAGAGGAGTGGCTGAAACTGCTGCACCCGCGCTGGTCGGTGGCCAAGGTGGACACCGCCGGATTGTCGCAGTTGCTGAAGACGCGACAGCAGATGATGCAATTCGGCTACAACGTGGACATGGCGCCCGCGGTCATGTACTTCCTCACCCGGCGGCTCCCCGATTCCGATGTCCGCGATATGCAAAAGTTGATCCCGCGGCGGCAGTTTGTGGAATCGTGGCGCAACCTGGAAGAGGACGCGGCCAAGCTGGCGAAAAGGCTCAGCGGGAAGGAAGCGGCCACGCCGTCGCGCACCTGGCTGCTGCTGTCCGAGGCGAAACCGGAGACCATCCTCTTTCTGGACGCCACCGCGCGCCAGCAGGCGGTCGCGCAGAAACTGAAGAACTTCTTCGGCAAGTGGCGCCAGGTCCGGCAAAAGCTGCCGTTGCCGGAAATGACCGAGCTGCACATCACGCCCCAGTTGCCCGACTATCCCAAGATCGAGCAGGAGGCGTTCCTGCTGATGCTCGACGGCAAACTGCATTCGCGCACGGAAACATTGAAGTTCCTCAAACCCTACGCGCCTCCGCCTCCGCCTCCTCCGCCTCCGCCCCGGAAGGGAAAGGGCGCCAAGGCTGAGGCTGCTGCGCCGGCGGCCGCACCCGCAGCTGCGGCGAAGAAGGGCAAGGGCAAGCCCGCGGCCGTGGTCGCGCCGGTGGTTGCCCCCAAAGTGGAAAAGCCATTGGAGAAACCGCCCGCCAAAGCGGCGAAACCCTCCGCGCCGCCAAAGCCACAGGCCAAACCGGCGAAAGCGAAGAGCGCACCAGCAAAGGCGAAAAAAGGGAAGAACAAGAAGAAGAAAAAAAAGAAGTAA
- a CDS encoding response regulator produces the protein MADETTGAGKTVKPIRVLLLDDLEDNLILRSTILRQRGYRVVTASSIEEAEQKLDDIDIAVLDYHLGAGKFGSDVAESLRQKRPQVPIIILSATLERKFGGIADIHLLKGHSSVDDLLGALRSFEAKSRGKPVVVDARDFYYRRISEAIGDDVVMEILDRDGNWLYVNEYFAKLFEKKPHYFAGKNKFEEFPEVGEDWREIIRTVADTRETYIDRGFRGLPNLPRKSKRWTWNVLVFPIKLHNDHDGVVMSARLIEKKGG, from the coding sequence ATGGCTGATGAGACCACAGGCGCCGGCAAAACCGTAAAACCCATACGCGTCCTTTTGCTCGACGATCTCGAGGACAATCTGATTCTGCGCTCCACCATCCTCCGCCAGAGGGGCTACCGCGTTGTCACCGCCTCCTCGATCGAGGAAGCCGAGCAGAAACTGGACGATATCGACATCGCGGTGCTCGACTACCACCTGGGAGCGGGAAAATTCGGCAGCGACGTTGCCGAATCGCTGCGACAAAAGCGGCCCCAGGTCCCCATCATCATTCTTTCCGCGACGCTGGAGAGAAAGTTTGGCGGGATCGCCGACATCCATCTCCTCAAGGGGCACAGCTCGGTGGATGACTTGCTCGGCGCGCTGCGCTCCTTTGAGGCCAAGAGCCGCGGCAAACCGGTGGTGGTGGATGCGCGCGACTTTTATTACCGCCGCATTTCGGAAGCGATCGGCGACGATGTGGTGATGGAGATTCTCGACCGCGACGGCAATTGGCTCTACGTCAACGAATATTTCGCCAAGCTCTTCGAGAAGAAACCGCATTACTTCGCCGGCAAAAACAAGTTCGAAGAATTTCCGGAGGTCGGCGAGGATTGGCGCGAGATCATCCGGACCGTAGCCGATACCCGCGAAACCTATATTGATCGCGGTTTCCGCGGACTTCCCAACCTGCCGCGCAAATCCAAGCGCTGGACGTGGAATGTGCTGGTTTTTCCCATCAAGCTGCACAACGACCACGACGGCGTGGTGATGAGCGCGCGCTTGATTGAGAAAAAAGGCGGGTGA
- the lpxD gene encoding UDP-3-O-(3-hydroxymyristoyl)glucosamine N-acyltransferase — protein MKLSKIADAVGARLHGDDQEITGVAGIEEAGPGQLTFVANPKYAAAARTTRASAVIVSDDFPALAAATLRCGNPYLAFAQAIELFYHPPRHPIGIHSTAVVHPSAKIGKHASIGPYAVVDEDVVIGHHCVLLPHVVIYRGARIGDNFFAHAHAVVREFCRLGDNVILQNGAIIGADGFGFAKDGEGRWKKIVQSGPAVLEDDVEVQANACVDRASVGETRIRRGAKIDNLVQVGHASEVGEDSLLCAQVGLAGSTVVGNKVILAGQVGVAGHCKLGDGVVATAQSGIPNDVEAGKMVSGYPALDNRQWLRCVAVFNKLPELSKAVRAAARPASAGVRSKDQK, from the coding sequence ATGAAACTCTCCAAGATCGCAGACGCAGTAGGCGCTCGTCTCCACGGTGACGACCAGGAAATCACCGGCGTAGCGGGCATCGAGGAAGCGGGTCCGGGACAACTGACGTTCGTGGCCAATCCCAAGTACGCCGCCGCCGCCCGCACCACGCGCGCCTCGGCGGTGATCGTCAGCGACGATTTCCCGGCTCTCGCCGCCGCCACCCTGCGCTGCGGGAATCCTTACCTCGCCTTCGCGCAGGCGATCGAGCTCTTCTATCACCCGCCGCGACATCCCATCGGCATTCATTCCACCGCGGTCGTGCACCCGTCGGCCAAGATCGGCAAGCATGCCTCGATCGGCCCCTACGCCGTGGTTGATGAGGATGTGGTCATCGGCCACCACTGCGTGCTGCTGCCGCACGTGGTGATCTATCGCGGCGCACGTATCGGCGACAATTTTTTCGCGCACGCGCATGCGGTGGTCCGCGAATTCTGCCGGCTTGGCGACAACGTGATCCTGCAAAATGGCGCGATCATCGGGGCCGACGGCTTCGGTTTCGCCAAGGACGGCGAAGGGCGCTGGAAAAAGATTGTGCAGTCCGGCCCCGCCGTGCTGGAAGACGACGTTGAGGTCCAGGCCAATGCGTGCGTGGACCGCGCCAGCGTCGGCGAGACCCGCATCCGGCGCGGCGCCAAGATCGACAACCTCGTCCAGGTAGGTCACGCCTCCGAGGTCGGCGAGGACTCGCTGCTGTGCGCGCAGGTAGGCCTGGCCGGGTCCACCGTGGTCGGCAACAAGGTGATTCTCGCCGGCCAGGTGGGGGTTGCCGGGCACTGCAAACTCGGCGATGGCGTGGTGGCCACGGCGCAAAGCGGCATTCCCAACGACGTCGAGGCGGGCAAGATGGTCAGCGGCTACCCTGCCCTGGACAATCGGCAGTGGCTGCGTTGTGTCGCCGTCTTCAACAAGCTGCCGGAATTATCCAAAGCGGTTCGCGCCGCCGCACGTCCTGCATCCGCGGGCGTCCGCAGCAAGGATCAGAAGTAG
- a CDS encoding radical SAM protein, producing the protein MRKVSFVDSLHIIGRGSRNWPAGRPIVVSFEVTDSCTCFCKHCDHGGPRDDSRQLEPADYRRYMKVLRPCVVQVSGGEPLLRPDVVEIVRSIKAGAGVPYTILVSNWSEMTEDLYLALHQAGVDQFSVSLDFPDERHDTFRRHPGLYGHLSDIVPRLARHGYDDIVLNSCITSENVGEISRLADKAREWGVNICYSSYSARRTGCRDYSLTTPEQLAALNRELDAVEARRDHTNWIVNSPSTLASTRRFFEQGGMPGCKAGHRFLVVTSDGWLQPCSMVFQRYRLEEYARMAAEFTPTNGCDQCYVSIRSYLDKTFPQLLWENVSGFFSVKAH; encoded by the coding sequence ATGCGCAAGGTTTCCTTCGTCGATTCGCTGCACATCATCGGGCGAGGCTCGCGGAACTGGCCGGCCGGCCGCCCCATCGTCGTCTCCTTCGAAGTCACCGACTCCTGCACATGCTTTTGCAAGCACTGCGATCACGGCGGCCCCAGGGACGATTCGCGCCAACTGGAGCCCGCCGACTACCGCCGCTACATGAAAGTACTGCGACCATGCGTGGTCCAGGTGTCGGGCGGCGAGCCGCTGCTGCGCCCGGACGTGGTGGAGATCGTGCGCAGCATCAAGGCGGGCGCGGGCGTGCCCTACACCATCCTGGTCTCCAACTGGTCGGAGATGACGGAGGACCTGTACCTGGCGCTTCACCAGGCAGGCGTGGACCAGTTCTCCGTCAGCCTGGATTTTCCCGACGAACGGCACGACACCTTTCGCCGCCATCCTGGGCTCTACGGGCATCTCAGCGACATCGTGCCACGGCTGGCGCGCCACGGCTACGACGACATCGTGCTGAATTCCTGCATCACCAGCGAGAATGTCGGCGAGATCAGCCGGCTGGCGGACAAGGCGCGGGAGTGGGGCGTGAATATCTGCTACAGCTCGTATTCGGCGCGCCGCACCGGCTGCCGTGACTACTCGCTCACCACGCCCGAGCAACTGGCTGCACTCAACCGTGAGCTGGATGCAGTGGAGGCCCGCCGCGACCACACCAACTGGATCGTGAACTCGCCCAGCACCCTGGCCTCCACCCGGCGCTTCTTCGAGCAGGGCGGGATGCCGGGCTGCAAGGCCGGGCACCGCTTCCTGGTGGTGACCAGCGACGGCTGGCTGCAACCCTGCTCCATGGTCTTCCAGCGTTACCGGCTGGAGGAGTATGCGCGCATGGCGGCCGAGTTCACCCCCACCAACGGCTGCGACCAGTGCTACGTCTCCATCCGCTCCTATCTCGACAAGACCTTCCCGCAATTGCTGTGGGAGAACGTGAGTGGGTTCTTTTCGGTGAAGGCGCACTGA
- the bshC gene encoding bacillithiol biosynthesis cysteine-adding enzyme BshC yields MLSGPMTPSATIEFTYPLPMPAHPTCVPTDCIPFTAIPHTSQLFRDFLYDFERVRRFYSYNPRQRDWLPKVASSLHYDQQRRERVAAILERQNRALGASEQTLASISRLREGAAVAVTGQQVALFGGPLFSLLKALSAVRIAEQARAHGLDCVPIFWLATEDHDLAEVNHSGLLTSEGKLEKSVTNAHAAPDAPISDVRLGAEIEGVVARAAELLGDTEITALLKNAYRPGETLGSAFAQVFARLFGDSGVVLLDASDPELHQIAQPVYRAAVIGAEEIDNALLARGKELRAAGYHEQVKVTPSSTLLFEKRKGAREVIHRRDGGFIIGHDRVAQDDLLAQIAAEPQRFSANVLLRPVVQDFLLPTIAYTGGPAEVAYFAQAAVVYEEVLGRVTPVLPRFSATLVDARAQRLLAKYRVSLPDLFHGPEAFRELLALRSIPGELDGDFLSAEEAVQASVAKVRGSLEKLDFSLVEAAERAGSKMLYQLRRLRARAGKAQLRRNEEVIRHADWLSSVLFPNKSLQEREIAGVSFLARHGRELLPRLYEAAKSDCPDHQIIRL; encoded by the coding sequence ATGCTTTCCGGACCCATGACGCCTTCGGCTACAATCGAATTCACGTATCCGCTGCCCATGCCGGCTCATCCAACCTGCGTGCCGACCGACTGTATCCCGTTCACCGCGATTCCGCATACGTCGCAACTCTTCCGCGACTTCCTCTACGATTTTGAGCGGGTACGGCGCTTTTATTCCTACAACCCACGCCAACGCGACTGGCTGCCGAAGGTCGCCTCGTCGCTGCATTACGACCAGCAGCGCCGTGAGCGAGTCGCCGCAATCCTGGAGCGGCAAAATCGGGCGTTGGGCGCTTCGGAGCAGACGTTGGCCAGCATTAGCCGCCTGCGAGAGGGCGCCGCCGTTGCGGTTACAGGTCAACAGGTCGCCTTGTTCGGCGGACCGCTGTTTTCGTTGCTGAAGGCGCTCTCGGCGGTACGCATTGCGGAACAAGCCCGCGCGCACGGCCTGGATTGCGTTCCCATCTTCTGGCTGGCCACCGAAGACCACGATCTGGCGGAAGTAAACCACAGCGGACTGCTTACCTCAGAAGGGAAGCTGGAGAAGTCGGTCACGAACGCGCACGCTGCGCCCGATGCGCCGATCAGCGATGTCCGCCTGGGAGCCGAGATTGAAGGCGTAGTGGCGCGCGCCGCGGAACTGCTCGGCGACACCGAGATCACCGCCCTGCTCAAGAACGCTTACCGCCCCGGCGAGACCTTGGGAAGCGCATTCGCGCAAGTCTTTGCCCGGCTGTTCGGCGACTCGGGCGTGGTGTTGCTGGATGCCTCCGACCCGGAGCTGCACCAGATCGCACAGCCGGTTTACCGCGCCGCGGTTATCGGGGCGGAGGAGATTGACAATGCGCTGCTCGCCCGCGGCAAGGAATTGCGCGCCGCCGGCTACCACGAGCAGGTGAAGGTCACGCCTTCCTCGACGCTGCTGTTCGAGAAGCGCAAGGGCGCCAGGGAAGTCATCCACCGCCGCGATGGCGGCTTCATCATCGGCCACGATCGCGTCGCGCAGGATGATTTGTTGGCGCAGATTGCGGCCGAGCCGCAGCGCTTCAGCGCCAACGTGCTGTTGCGTCCGGTGGTGCAGGATTTTCTGCTGCCTACCATCGCCTACACCGGCGGGCCGGCGGAGGTGGCGTACTTCGCGCAGGCCGCGGTGGTGTACGAGGAAGTGCTGGGCCGGGTGACGCCCGTCCTGCCGCGCTTCAGCGCGACCCTGGTGGATGCGCGCGCGCAGCGGTTGCTGGCCAAGTACCGCGTCAGTCTGCCCGACCTGTTTCACGGGCCGGAGGCTTTCCGCGAACTGCTCGCGTTGCGCAGCATTCCCGGCGAACTGGACGGCGATTTTCTTTCAGCCGAAGAGGCCGTGCAGGCGTCGGTGGCAAAGGTCCGGGGTTCGCTGGAGAAACTCGACTTCAGCCTGGTGGAAGCCGCGGAGCGCGCCGGGTCGAAGATGCTCTACCAGTTGCGCCGGCTGCGGGCACGCGCCGGCAAGGCGCAACTGCGGCGCAATGAAGAAGTCATCCGCCACGCCGATTGGCTGAGCTCCGTGCTGTTTCCCAACAAGAGTCTGCAGGAGCGCGAGATTGCCGGCGTGTCGTTCCTGGCGCGCCACGGCCGCGAATTGCTTCCCAGGTTATACGAGGCGGCCAAGTCCGACTGTCCCGATCACCAGATCATCCGTTTGTGA